The following proteins are encoded in a genomic region of Enterocloster clostridioformis:
- a CDS encoding M20 family metallo-hydrolase, with protein sequence MQTRTERIQKDIETLAQFTSTPGKGVTRSSYSKEDTMAKDYLTGEMKKIGLEIYEDGFGTLFGRREGTMKDAPVVMLGSHYDSVVNGGAFDGVAGSVSALEVMRVLTEEGFVNDYPLELILMNAEEGATFGPSTGVSNSRAMLGTMTQRELETVKNRFGQTKLEAMAEYGLKPDLKAAIRKPGSIKNFLELHIEQGPVLERENIEIGLIRYLAGIGRYTIRFHGATADSTVPMDSRKDALVAAASFITEFDRQIKALGPDVTGMVGKLDVTPNSNQFVPEYVEGKIEIRTFSRECIEKTNFKELITAILNAVSAEYGIRTELEEITRINYPNPTGPSVMCAENVARMEAICEELGYSHVIINNGTGHDSMIMTDFCDTNMIYVPSNRGGVSHCPEEWTEYASIKKGADVLLHLVMDLSKNK encoded by the coding sequence ATGCAGACCAGAACAGAAAGAATACAGAAAGATATCGAAACATTAGCTCAGTTTACGTCCACTCCGGGAAAGGGAGTGACCCGTTCTTCCTATTCTAAGGAAGATACCATGGCCAAAGATTATCTGACTGGGGAGATGAAGAAAATTGGCCTTGAGATCTATGAGGACGGATTCGGAACCCTGTTCGGACGCCGCGAGGGAACCATGAAAGATGCGCCGGTTGTTATGCTGGGCTCTCATTACGATTCCGTAGTCAACGGCGGAGCATTTGACGGCGTTGCCGGTTCTGTTTCCGCGCTGGAAGTTATGCGTGTACTTACAGAAGAAGGATTTGTCAACGATTATCCGCTGGAGCTGATTCTGATGAATGCCGAGGAGGGTGCTACGTTCGGACCGAGTACCGGCGTATCCAACTCCAGAGCAATGCTCGGAACCATGACTCAGCGTGAGCTGGAGACAGTGAAAAACCGTTTCGGTCAGACTAAGCTGGAGGCGATGGCAGAATACGGCCTGAAGCCGGATCTGAAAGCAGCCATCCGCAAACCGGGCTCCATTAAGAACTTCCTGGAGCTGCACATCGAGCAGGGGCCGGTGCTGGAGCGTGAAAATATCGAGATTGGCCTGATCAGGTACCTGGCCGGAATCGGACGATACACAATCCGTTTCCACGGTGCAACCGCAGATTCCACTGTACCGATGGACAGCCGGAAAGACGCGCTGGTAGCGGCAGCCAGCTTTATCACAGAGTTTGACAGACAGATCAAGGCGCTGGGACCGGATGTTACCGGTATGGTCGGCAAGCTGGATGTAACTCCGAACTCCAACCAGTTCGTGCCGGAGTATGTAGAGGGCAAGATCGAGATCCGTACATTCAGCAGGGAATGTATCGAGAAAACGAATTTTAAGGAGCTGATCACCGCAATTCTGAATGCAGTCAGCGCAGAATATGGCATCCGCACGGAGCTGGAGGAAATTACGAGAATCAATTATCCGAACCCGACCGGACCGAGCGTTATGTGTGCGGAAAATGTGGCCAGGATGGAAGCAATCTGTGAAGAACTGGGATACAGCCACGTGATCATCAATAACGGTACCGGCCATGATTCCATGATTATGACGGATTTCTGCGACACCAACATGATTTATGTGCCGAGTAACCGCGGCGGCGTATCTCACTGCCCGGAGGAGTGGACGGAATATGCGAGCATCAAGAAAGGCGCAGATGTTCTGCTTCATCTGGTAATGGATCTCAGCAAAAATAAATGA
- a CDS encoding xanthine dehydrogenase family protein molybdopterin-binding subunit: MGYTDDKTSEGIRGGSDSTHAGRNFRVVGAPFIKKDARALVTGKPVFTDDLALKDCLVVKVLRSPYAHAMVREIDCGVAAKIPGIECILTWKDVPQSRFTMAGQTYPEPSPYDRLILDRRLRFAGDAVAIVAGKDEATVDHAMRLIRVKYEVLEPVLDMHDAKDGNVLVHPEEDWKSLCDVGADNRRNLCASGIEGHGDLEQAFAGCTHVIERVYHTKANQQAMMETFRAFTHMDVYGRLNVVASTQIPFHTRRILAHALDIPKSRIRVIKPRIGGGFGAKQTVVAEVYPAIVTWKTGKPAKIIYSRYESQIASSPRHEMEVRVKLGCDDSGILKAMDVYTLSNTGAYGEHGPTTVGLSGHKSIPLYHTPEAFRFSYDVVYTNRMSAGAYRGYGATQGIFAVESAVSELAAELGMDPVKFRELNMVKEGDVMPAYYGETADSCALDRCVARVKDMIGWDGKYPRRQVSGSKVRGVGLAMAMQGSSISGVDVAGATIKINDDGFYNLIIGAADMGTGCDTTLAQVAAECLGCELDDIVVFGADTDISPYDSGSYASSTAYLTGTAVVKTCEALKEKILHKAAKYLETGVEELEFDGKRVYKPACGEDGTKKEISIKDLANRVQCANEDALQVTQSHSSPISPPPFMAGAAEVEVDLETGQVELIKFAAAVDCGTPLNENLARVQTEGGLVQGIGMALYEDVSYSKDGKVHENSFMQYKVPSRLDVGRVQVEFESSFEPTGPFGAKSIGEVVINTPSPAIANAVYNAVGVRIRELPITAEKVFKGMNGLD, from the coding sequence ATGGGATATACAGACGATAAGACATCTGAGGGTATAAGGGGCGGTAGTGACAGCACACATGCCGGACGGAATTTCCGGGTGGTAGGCGCCCCCTTTATCAAGAAGGATGCCAGGGCCCTGGTGACAGGCAAGCCGGTGTTCACGGACGATCTGGCTTTAAAGGACTGCCTGGTGGTAAAGGTGCTCAGAAGCCCTTACGCCCATGCCATGGTCCGGGAGATAGACTGCGGCGTTGCAGCCAAGATACCGGGGATTGAGTGCATCCTCACATGGAAGGACGTGCCGCAGAGCCGTTTCACCATGGCGGGGCAGACCTATCCGGAGCCCAGCCCCTATGACCGGCTCATACTGGACCGCAGGCTGCGTTTCGCGGGAGACGCGGTGGCAATCGTGGCAGGAAAGGACGAGGCAACGGTGGACCATGCCATGCGCCTCATACGTGTAAAATATGAAGTGCTGGAGCCGGTGCTGGACATGCACGATGCCAAGGACGGCAATGTTCTGGTGCATCCGGAGGAGGACTGGAAGAGTCTCTGCGATGTGGGCGCTGACAACAGACGCAATCTCTGCGCCTCTGGCATTGAGGGCCATGGGGACCTGGAGCAGGCATTTGCGGGCTGCACTCATGTGATAGAGCGGGTGTACCACACCAAGGCCAACCAGCAGGCCATGATGGAGACATTCCGGGCCTTCACCCATATGGATGTGTACGGAAGGCTGAATGTGGTGGCCTCCACCCAGATTCCATTCCATACCAGAAGAATCCTGGCCCATGCCCTGGATATACCTAAATCCAGGATTCGCGTCATCAAGCCCAGAATCGGAGGCGGTTTCGGGGCAAAGCAGACGGTTGTGGCGGAGGTATACCCTGCCATCGTGACCTGGAAGACAGGTAAACCCGCCAAAATCATTTACAGCCGTTATGAGTCCCAGATTGCGTCCTCACCCCGCCACGAGATGGAGGTACGGGTGAAGCTGGGGTGCGATGACAGCGGTATCCTGAAAGCCATGGATGTATATACATTGTCAAATACAGGGGCCTATGGGGAACATGGACCCACCACTGTGGGCCTGTCCGGCCATAAGTCCATTCCGCTGTACCACACGCCTGAGGCATTCCGGTTCAGCTATGACGTGGTCTACACCAACCGGATGTCGGCCGGGGCATACCGCGGATACGGGGCAACCCAGGGAATCTTTGCCGTGGAATCAGCGGTAAGCGAGCTGGCGGCAGAGCTGGGCATGGACCCGGTGAAATTCAGGGAACTTAACATGGTCAAAGAAGGAGACGTCATGCCGGCCTATTACGGTGAGACTGCGGACAGCTGCGCTCTGGACCGCTGTGTGGCCAGGGTCAAAGACATGATAGGATGGGACGGGAAATACCCCAGACGCCAGGTAAGCGGCTCAAAGGTGCGCGGCGTGGGACTGGCCATGGCCATGCAGGGCTCCTCCATATCCGGGGTGGATGTGGCAGGCGCTACTATTAAGATAAACGACGACGGTTTTTACAACCTGATTATCGGTGCGGCCGACATGGGAACGGGCTGCGACACCACGCTGGCCCAGGTGGCTGCCGAATGTCTGGGCTGCGAGCTGGATGATATCGTGGTATTTGGGGCTGATACGGATATATCCCCCTATGACTCCGGTTCCTATGCTTCCAGCACTGCCTATCTGACCGGAACAGCCGTGGTAAAGACATGTGAAGCCCTGAAGGAAAAAATTCTCCACAAGGCAGCCAAATACCTGGAAACAGGAGTGGAGGAGCTGGAGTTTGACGGAAAGCGGGTATATAAGCCGGCCTGCGGGGAGGACGGTACCAAAAAGGAAATCTCCATAAAGGACCTGGCAAACAGGGTGCAGTGTGCCAATGAGGACGCCCTTCAGGTGACACAGTCCCATTCCTCGCCCATATCTCCGCCGCCTTTTATGGCAGGAGCCGCCGAGGTGGAGGTGGATCTGGAGACGGGACAGGTGGAGTTAATCAAATTCGCTGCCGCGGTGGACTGCGGAACGCCTCTCAATGAAAATCTGGCAAGGGTCCAGACTGAGGGCGGACTGGTCCAGGGAATTGGCATGGCCCTGTATGAGGACGTAAGCTATTCAAAGGACGGAAAGGTCCATGAGAACTCCTTTATGCAGTATAAGGTGCCCAGCCGTCTGGATGTGGGCAGAGTACAGGTGGAGTTTGAGAGCAGCTTCGAGCCCACCGGCCCATTCGGCGCTAAATCCATCGGTGAAGTGGTCATCAACACGCCGTCCCCGGCCATTGCCAATGCGGTTTACAATGCGGTAGGAGTGAGAATACGGGAACTTCCCATAACCGCGGAGAAAGTATTTAAGGGGATGAACGGGCTGGATTAA
- a CDS encoding (2Fe-2S)-binding protein, giving the protein MNIEFRLNGKNVQAEAEPDDLLLDLVRSLGCCSVKRGCETANCGLCTVWLDGKPVLSCSTLAVRANGRHVTTLEGLQKEAEEFGMFLAAEGGEQCGFCSPGFIMNVLAMERELKNPDEETIKEYLAGNLCRCSGYMSQLRAVKKYLESKQEV; this is encoded by the coding sequence ATGAATATAGAGTTTCGGTTAAATGGAAAAAATGTGCAGGCAGAGGCGGAGCCGGATGACCTTCTCCTGGATTTGGTGAGAAGTCTGGGATGCTGCAGCGTGAAACGCGGCTGTGAGACAGCTAACTGCGGCCTGTGCACCGTATGGCTGGACGGAAAGCCTGTGCTGTCATGCTCCACCCTGGCTGTGAGGGCAAACGGCCGCCATGTCACTACTCTGGAAGGACTTCAGAAGGAAGCAGAGGAATTCGGCATGTTTCTGGCAGCGGAGGGCGGAGAGCAGTGCGGATTCTGCAGCCCCGGCTTCATCATGAATGTGCTGGCCATGGAGCGGGAGCTTAAAAATCCGGATGAGGAGACCATCAAGGAATATCTGGCCGGCAATCTGTGCCGCTGCAGCGGATATATGTCCCAGCTGCGGGCGGTTAAGAAATATCTGGAATCGAAACAGGAGGTGTGA
- a CDS encoding IS256 family transposase — MTEGKRNIVHQLLEEYDIQTAEDIQEALKDLLGSTLKEMMEAEMDEHLGYGRSERSDSDDYRNGYKPKRINSSFGSMDIQVPQDRKSTFEPQVVRKRQKDISGIDQKIISMYAKGMTTRQISDTLMDIYGFEASEGFISDVTDKILPQIEDWQNRPLEEVYPVVYIDAIHYSVREDGVIRKLAAYVILGLTLEGKKEVLSIQIGENESSKYWLCVLNELKNRGVKDILILCSDGLTGIKEAITAAFPKTEQQRCIVHMVRNTLKYVSDKDRKAFATDLKTIYHAANEEKALEALEKVTEKWTPKYPNSMKRWHDNWDVVSPIFKFSMEVRKVIYTTNAIESLNSTYRKLNRQRSVFPGSTALLKALYLATFEATKKWTMPIRNWGQVYGELSIMYEGRLPE, encoded by the coding sequence ATGACGGAGGGGAAAAGGAACATCGTCCATCAGCTCCTGGAAGAGTATGACATCCAGACTGCGGAGGATATCCAGGAAGCCCTCAAAGACCTGCTGGGGAGCACCCTGAAGGAGATGATGGAAGCGGAGATGGATGAGCATCTCGGCTATGGGAGGTCAGAACGGTCGGATTCGGATGATTACCGCAATGGCTACAAGCCCAAGCGGATCAACAGCAGCTTCGGGAGCATGGACATCCAGGTGCCCCAGGACAGGAAGTCCACGTTTGAACCCCAGGTGGTAAGAAAGCGCCAGAAGGACATTTCCGGCATTGACCAGAAGATCATATCCATGTATGCAAAAGGCATGACAACCCGCCAAATCTCGGATACCTTGATGGACATTTATGGTTTTGAGGCTTCGGAAGGGTTCATCTCGGACGTGACGGACAAGATACTGCCGCAGATTGAAGACTGGCAGAACCGCCCGCTGGAGGAAGTCTATCCCGTGGTCTACATCGACGCAATCCATTATTCCGTGCGGGAGGACGGGGTAATCCGCAAGCTTGCCGCCTATGTCATCCTCGGCCTTACGCTGGAAGGTAAAAAGGAAGTCCTGAGCATACAGATCGGGGAGAATGAAAGCTCCAAGTACTGGCTCTGCGTTCTGAACGAGTTGAAGAACCGCGGTGTGAAGGATATCCTCATTCTCTGCTCGGACGGGCTCACGGGCATTAAGGAAGCCATAACGGCGGCATTCCCGAAGACGGAGCAGCAGCGCTGCATCGTACATATGGTACGGAACACGCTGAAATACGTCTCCGACAAGGACCGGAAAGCATTTGCCACGGACCTGAAAACCATCTACCATGCCGCAAACGAGGAAAAGGCGCTGGAGGCGCTGGAGAAGGTGACGGAAAAGTGGACGCCAAAGTACCCCAACTCAATGAAACGCTGGCATGACAACTGGGATGTGGTATCCCCCATCTTCAAGTTTTCCATGGAGGTCAGGAAGGTGATCTATACTACCAACGCGATCGAGAGCCTCAACTCTACCTACCGGAAGCTCAACCGCCAGCGGAGCGTGTTCCCGGGCAGCACGGCGCTCTTAAAGGCTCTGTACCTGGCCACGTTCGAGGCGACGAAGAAGTGGACCATGCCCATCCGCAACTGGGGGCAGGTCTATGGGGAACTGTCCATTATGTACGAAGGCAGACTGCCGGAATAA
- a CDS encoding NUDIX hydrolase has protein sequence MIEATSCGGVVIFRGKILVLYKNYKNKYEGWVLPKGTVEAGEEYKETALREVKEETGVSASIIKYIGKSQYSFNTPQDVVEKDVHWYLMMADSYYSKPQREEYFLDSGYYKFYEAYHLLKFSNEKQILEKAYNEYLDLKKSNLWGSKKYF, from the coding sequence ATGATTGAAGCAACGAGCTGCGGCGGTGTGGTTATATTTCGTGGTAAAATCCTCGTCCTTTATAAGAATTATAAGAACAAGTATGAGGGATGGGTTTTGCCTAAGGGAACAGTAGAAGCTGGCGAAGAGTATAAAGAGACGGCCCTCCGTGAAGTGAAGGAGGAGACCGGTGTCAGTGCATCCATTATCAAGTATATCGGCAAGAGCCAATACTCCTTTAACACTCCCCAGGATGTGGTGGAAAAGGACGTACACTGGTATCTGATGATGGCCGACAGCTATTACAGCAAACCACAGCGGGAAGAGTACTTTCTGGATTCCGGGTATTATAAGTTCTACGAGGCATACCATCTGCTGAAGTTTTCCAATGAGAAGCAGATACTGGAAAAGGCTTATAATGAGTATCTGGATTTGAAGAAGAGTAATCTTTGGGGAAGCAAGAAGTATTTTTAG
- a CDS encoding PTS transporter subunit EIIC, which translates to MKTFIQKLGKSLMGPLSIIVAAGLLLGLASTLLNPNVFGNALANVGFVNDFVSLINALAGGLFGLLPILFCMSVAQGMSREDKEVATFASIIGFILFHTTIRFFLGLKGVNAETTSIEYLMGQGMSALEATQKNAAYDTVMGIFTYRMSIFGGIIVGLWTAMIHNRFHETQLPTAFSFFSGKRFVPIMMVVTIPFLAIVMFFVWPLFNMVINGFGALLASAGAFGTFIYGFLERLLIPTGLHHILNQLIRFTPIGGSAMIDGQQVSGALNIFNTLLMQAEPDMDVMRQATRFLTQGTHPFMVFGLPAACYAMYKTALPKNKQKVKGILLAAGLTSLFTGITEPIEFSFFFISPLLWLFHAFMAGMSFLINSLLGVCIGNAGGGLIDLMLFGVLRGPQTKWLLNVVIGLIYAVIYFFVFKWAIVKFNIKTPGREDETDEVVDTDEVTELGNGIMDALGGKENILEIDNCISRLRLVLKDTSIVNDALLKKTGSLGIIKINENNIQVVYGTKVEKAAAELKRAVKNSK; encoded by the coding sequence ATGAAAACATTTATACAAAAACTTGGTAAGTCCTTGATGGGACCATTGTCCATCATCGTGGCAGCAGGTTTGTTGTTAGGTTTGGCATCAACATTACTGAACCCGAATGTGTTTGGGAATGCATTGGCGAATGTGGGGTTTGTAAACGATTTTGTAAGTCTGATTAATGCTCTGGCAGGCGGACTGTTCGGCTTATTGCCGATTCTGTTCTGTATGTCTGTGGCACAGGGGATGTCCAGAGAAGATAAAGAAGTGGCAACCTTTGCTTCTATTATCGGTTTTATTTTATTCCACACGACAATTCGTTTCTTCCTGGGCTTAAAGGGTGTGAACGCTGAGACGACCAGCATTGAGTACCTGATGGGACAGGGCATGAGCGCGCTGGAAGCAACCCAGAAAAACGCAGCTTATGATACAGTAATGGGTATTTTCACCTATCGTATGAGCATCTTCGGCGGTATTATCGTTGGTCTGTGGACTGCTATGATTCACAACCGTTTCCACGAGACACAGCTGCCGACCGCATTCAGCTTCTTCAGCGGCAAGAGATTTGTTCCGATTATGATGGTTGTAACGATTCCGTTCTTAGCCATTGTAATGTTCTTCGTATGGCCGTTATTTAACATGGTAATCAATGGATTCGGCGCACTGCTGGCTTCTGCGGGTGCATTCGGCACATTCATTTACGGATTCCTGGAGAGACTCCTGATTCCGACCGGACTGCATCATATCCTCAATCAGCTGATCCGTTTCACCCCAATCGGTGGCTCGGCAATGATCGACGGACAGCAGGTTTCCGGCGCGCTGAACATTTTCAATACGTTACTGATGCAGGCAGAGCCGGATATGGACGTTATGCGCCAGGCTACCCGTTTCCTGACACAGGGTACTCACCCGTTCATGGTATTCGGTCTTCCGGCAGCATGCTATGCAATGTACAAAACCGCACTGCCGAAGAATAAACAGAAGGTAAAAGGTATCTTACTGGCAGCAGGTTTAACAAGCCTTTTTACAGGAATCACGGAGCCGATCGAGTTTTCATTCTTCTTCATCTCTCCGCTGTTATGGCTGTTCCACGCTTTCATGGCTGGTATGTCTTTCCTGATCAACTCCTTACTGGGCGTATGTATCGGTAATGCCGGCGGCGGTCTGATTGACCTGATGCTGTTCGGTGTACTGCGCGGGCCGCAGACCAAATGGCTCCTGAACGTCGTAATCGGCCTGATCTATGCAGTGATTTACTTCTTTGTATTTAAGTGGGCGATTGTGAAATTCAACATCAAGACTCCGGGTCGCGAGGACGAGACGGACGAAGTAGTCGATACCGATGAAGTGACCGAGCTTGGAAACGGCATCATGGATGCTCTGGGCGGAAAAGAGAACATCCTTGAGATCGACAACTGCATCTCCAGACTGAGACTTGTTTTAAAAGATACTTCTATTGTAAATGATGCATTATTGAAAAAAACCGGTTCTCTTGGTATTATTAAAATTAATGAGAATAATATCCAGGTAGTTTACGGTACTAAGGTTGAGAAAGCTGCGGCAGAGTTAAAACGTGCAGTAAAGAATAGCAAATAA
- a CDS encoding AAA family ATPase, with the protein MQYANPYTPGAGAMPAYLAGRDDIINNASKSLIALNKGYPQQSVIYYGLRGVGKTVLLNKIEESAEEFGILYEHIEIAEKGSFVRQISNSSKKMIHHMSITESAKEVAKKALGILKAFNVSWNPEDNTFSAGLSEPSPYISTGVLTDDLTEMFVSMGRTASKAGMALCFFIDEIQYMKESEMEALINALHRVNQLRLPIMMFGAGLPKILKIMGEVKSYSERLFKYYQIDRLSADDAEAAIINPAKEFNVVYDSAAIYKIIQLTKGYPYFIQELCSTVWEYSETEIIQLSDVERVVATFLSQLDESFF; encoded by the coding sequence ATGCAATATGCCAATCCATATACACCAGGAGCAGGTGCCATGCCGGCGTACCTAGCTGGGCGTGATGATATTATAAATAATGCATCAAAGTCGTTAATAGCTTTGAATAAAGGATATCCTCAGCAGTCAGTTATTTATTATGGTTTGCGCGGTGTTGGGAAAACGGTACTACTGAATAAGATTGAGGAGTCAGCCGAGGAATTTGGTATACTATATGAACATATTGAAATAGCTGAAAAGGGAAGCTTTGTACGTCAGATATCTAACTCATCGAAAAAGATGATACACCATATGAGTATTACGGAATCGGCGAAGGAAGTAGCAAAAAAGGCATTAGGAATTTTAAAAGCTTTTAATGTGAGTTGGAATCCAGAGGATAATACATTTAGTGCTGGACTAAGTGAACCATCCCCATATATCAGCACTGGTGTCCTTACAGATGATTTGACTGAAATGTTTGTTTCCATGGGCCGAACAGCCTCAAAAGCAGGTATGGCCTTATGTTTCTTTATTGATGAGATTCAATATATGAAAGAATCAGAGATGGAGGCGCTGATAAATGCGCTGCATCGTGTAAACCAATTACGTCTGCCAATTATGATGTTTGGAGCGGGACTTCCTAAAATATTAAAAATAATGGGGGAGGTAAAGTCCTATTCAGAGCGGCTGTTTAAGTATTACCAGATAGACCGTCTATCCGCTGATGATGCGGAAGCTGCTATTATTAACCCCGCAAAAGAATTTAATGTTGTTTATGATAGTGCGGCAATTTATAAGATTATTCAACTTACTAAAGGGTATCCATATTTTATACAGGAGTTATGCAGTACGGTTTGGGAGTACTCGGAGACAGAAATCATACAGTTAAGCGATGTGGAGAGGGTTGTAGCAACCTTTTTATCACAATTGGATGAAAGCTTTTTTTAA
- a CDS encoding FAD binding domain-containing protein: MFRAEDYVKVDSLSEAYELCQKRSSLVVGGMVWLKMTSVTKRTIVDLSGLGLDKIEETKEEFRIGAMCTLRQLETDQGLNQYFGGIFKECTRHIVGVQMRNLATVGGSIYSRFGFSDILTCLMALDTYVELYHGGMVPLEEFAKRPVRRDDRDILVRIIIKKDGRKAAYTTQRNSETDFPVIACCVSRWGNDWYVAVGARPGRAQVVKIRDDGYDSLAQLAGEAADSFTYGSNTRASGQYRRQLAAVYTRRLMERLTGRSVSKG, encoded by the coding sequence GTGTTCCGAGCAGAGGATTATGTAAAAGTGGACAGTCTGTCCGAGGCGTATGAACTATGCCAGAAGCGCAGCAGCCTGGTTGTGGGAGGCATGGTGTGGCTTAAGATGACCAGTGTGACCAAACGTACCATCGTGGACCTGTCCGGCCTGGGACTTGATAAAATCGAGGAAACCAAGGAAGAATTCAGGATTGGCGCCATGTGCACCCTGCGCCAGTTGGAGACAGACCAGGGGCTTAACCAGTATTTCGGAGGCATTTTTAAGGAATGCACACGCCATATCGTGGGTGTTCAGATGCGCAACCTGGCTACGGTGGGAGGCAGCATTTACAGCCGCTTTGGTTTTTCCGACATCCTGACCTGCCTGATGGCCCTGGATACATATGTGGAGCTTTATCACGGAGGAATGGTTCCTCTGGAAGAATTTGCCAAACGGCCTGTGCGCCGGGATGACAGGGATATTTTGGTGCGCATTATCATAAAAAAAGACGGAAGAAAGGCAGCCTACACCACCCAGAGAAATTCGGAAACGGATTTTCCGGTCATAGCCTGCTGTGTATCCCGATGGGGCAATGACTGGTATGTGGCGGTGGGAGCCAGGCCGGGGAGGGCGCAGGTCGTGAAAATCAGGGACGACGGATACGACAGCCTTGCACAGCTTGCCGGGGAGGCAGCTGATTCCTTTACCTATGGCAGCAATACGAGGGCAAGCGGACAGTACCGCCGCCAGCTGGCTGCTGTGTATACAAGGCGCCTTATGGAGAGACTTACAGGAAGGAGCGTAAGCAAAGGATGA
- a CDS encoding M24 family metallopeptidase, which produces MEKYTNIVYKEVREPVSDCTGVPVMLTDETMQERYDSVLRRMKEDHFDTLVVYADLEHGNNFEYLTGFLPRFEEALLVLNQGGTHYMMMGNENLNKVPSARIQAEAIHAPYFSLPNQPMGNSESLTELLKQAGIAPGKRIGLVGWKYFTSSLEDNAKLFDAPSYVVDAIREIAGETGDVVNATYLFIGNKGVRCTNNVNEIEHYEFGASLASDCMLRTMNLLDEGVCETALGESLNALGQKNSVVTIAAAGKRFVKANIYPTENKVKTGDTISLTIGYKGGLSSRAGYAVQDASQLPEGARDYVDAVVKPYYGAVVEWLEQVHCGMTGGELYQRIDEVLPKAEYHWSLCPGHLTADEEWMSSPVYAGSEEVLESGMLFQIDIIPSVKGYAGTSAESTVALADEALRQEIQKHAPELWKRMMQRRSYLENELNIRLNPDILPMCSTVAYLRPLLLNKAWAMSAK; this is translated from the coding sequence ATGGAAAAATATACAAACATTGTCTACAAAGAAGTCAGGGAACCGGTATCGGACTGTACCGGTGTACCAGTGATGCTGACAGACGAAACCATGCAGGAACGGTACGACAGCGTGCTGCGTCGTATGAAAGAAGATCACTTTGACACCCTGGTGGTGTATGCAGATCTGGAACACGGCAACAACTTTGAGTACCTGACCGGTTTCCTGCCGCGTTTTGAGGAGGCACTTCTGGTGCTCAATCAGGGCGGAACCCATTACATGATGATGGGAAATGAGAATCTGAATAAGGTTCCGTCGGCCAGAATTCAGGCGGAGGCCATTCATGCGCCGTATTTCTCCCTGCCGAATCAGCCGATGGGAAACAGCGAAAGCCTGACAGAACTGCTGAAGCAGGCCGGTATCGCACCGGGAAAGAGAATCGGGCTTGTCGGCTGGAAGTATTTTACCAGCAGTCTGGAAGATAATGCAAAGCTGTTTGACGCGCCGTCTTATGTTGTGGACGCGATCCGGGAAATTGCAGGGGAGACCGGGGACGTGGTGAATGCGACGTATCTGTTTATCGGAAATAAGGGCGTCCGCTGTACCAACAACGTCAATGAGATCGAGCATTATGAATTCGGCGCGTCGCTTGCTTCAGACTGTATGCTGCGTACCATGAATCTGTTGGATGAGGGCGTATGCGAGACGGCGCTGGGCGAGTCGCTGAACGCGTTGGGTCAGAAAAACAGCGTGGTTACGATTGCGGCTGCCGGTAAGCGTTTTGTGAAGGCCAATATCTATCCGACAGAAAATAAAGTAAAAACAGGAGATACCATCAGCCTGACAATCGGCTACAAGGGCGGTCTGTCTTCTCGTGCCGGTTATGCGGTGCAGGATGCATCCCAGCTGCCGGAAGGTGCACGGGATTATGTGGATGCTGTGGTGAAGCCGTATTACGGTGCTGTGGTGGAATGGCTGGAGCAGGTACACTGCGGGATGACCGGCGGCGAGCTGTATCAGCGCATCGACGAGGTGCTTCCGAAAGCAGAGTATCACTGGTCTTTATGTCCGGGACATTTGACGGCTGACGAGGAGTGGATGTCTTCACCGGTGTATGCGGGAAGTGAAGAAGTGCTGGAAAGCGGAATGTTGTTCCAGATCGACATTATTCCGTCGGTGAAAGGATATGCCGGAACCAGTGCGGAGAGCACGGTGGCGCTGGCGGACGAGGCGCTGAGACAGGAAATTCAGAAGCATGCGCCGGAGCTGTGGAAGCGTATGATGCAAAGAAGAAGCTACCTGGAAAATGAGCTGAATATCCGTCTGAATCCGGATATTTTGCCGATGTGCTCCACGGTTGCATATCTTCGTCCGCTGCTGCTCAATAAGGCGTGGGCAATGTCTGCAAAATAA